A single window of Jiangella alkaliphila DNA harbors:
- a CDS encoding DNA polymerase Y family protein: protein MSRRRVLVVWCPDWPVVAAMADDAAIQASAPAVVLAANAVVACNEAARAEGVRRGMRRRDAQSRCPEVTLIDASPDRDARVFEPVLVAVEELRPGVAPLRPGLLAVHAPGRFYGGEESAGALIAERLVQVGVWDSRVGIADDLFTAEQAARQAGPQETVVVEAGGSAAFLRDLPVSVIDDDEVAGLLRRLGLRTLGDFARLDGDDVQARFGGYGAKVHRLARGEDAALLGARRPPPDLECQVRFEPPLDNVEAIGFSVRQTAERFVAQLAGRGLVCTEVLIEAECDHEVASSRMWAHSRWFGPADLVDRVHWQLRGQLRNTGGVSAPVELVRFVPDTVEPAGAHAAALWGGGTDERVERAVARVQGMLGPHAVTVPAVQGGRAPADRQALVPWGERPVGLRPVDLPWPGSLPPPAPVRVFAEPRPVVVVDDRGQLVWVSERGVVSAPPARFRDASGDGWQPVGAWSGPWPVEELWWDNPASWVARFQIVSVDGHAWLMTWADDGWWVEAGYD, encoded by the coding sequence ATGAGCCGCCGCCGGGTGCTCGTCGTGTGGTGTCCTGACTGGCCGGTGGTCGCGGCCATGGCCGACGACGCCGCCATCCAGGCGTCCGCGCCGGCCGTGGTGCTGGCCGCCAACGCCGTCGTCGCCTGCAACGAGGCGGCCCGGGCCGAGGGCGTCCGCCGGGGCATGCGCCGCCGCGACGCGCAGTCGCGCTGCCCCGAGGTCACCCTCATCGACGCCAGCCCCGACCGCGACGCCCGGGTGTTCGAGCCGGTGCTGGTCGCGGTCGAAGAGCTGCGGCCGGGCGTCGCGCCGTTGCGGCCGGGGCTGCTGGCGGTGCACGCGCCGGGTCGGTTCTACGGCGGCGAGGAGTCCGCCGGCGCGCTCATCGCCGAACGGCTGGTCCAGGTCGGCGTGTGGGACAGCCGCGTCGGCATCGCCGACGACCTCTTCACCGCCGAGCAGGCCGCCCGGCAAGCCGGGCCGCAGGAGACCGTCGTGGTCGAGGCGGGCGGGTCGGCGGCGTTCCTGCGCGACCTCCCGGTCAGCGTCATCGACGACGACGAGGTGGCCGGCCTGCTGCGCCGCCTGGGGCTGCGCACACTCGGCGACTTCGCCCGGCTCGACGGCGACGACGTCCAGGCGCGGTTCGGCGGCTACGGCGCCAAGGTGCACCGGCTGGCCCGCGGCGAGGACGCCGCCCTGCTCGGCGCCCGCAGGCCGCCGCCCGACCTGGAGTGCCAGGTCCGGTTCGAGCCGCCGCTGGACAACGTCGAGGCCATCGGCTTCAGCGTCCGCCAGACCGCCGAGCGGTTCGTCGCCCAGCTGGCCGGCCGCGGGCTGGTCTGCACCGAGGTCCTCATCGAGGCCGAGTGCGACCACGAGGTCGCGTCGTCGCGGATGTGGGCGCACTCGCGCTGGTTCGGCCCCGCCGACCTCGTCGACCGCGTCCACTGGCAGCTGCGGGGACAGCTGCGCAACACCGGGGGCGTCTCGGCGCCGGTCGAGCTGGTGCGGTTCGTCCCCGACACCGTCGAGCCGGCCGGCGCGCACGCCGCGGCGCTGTGGGGCGGCGGCACCGACGAACGCGTCGAGCGGGCGGTCGCCCGGGTCCAGGGGATGCTCGGCCCGCACGCGGTCACCGTCCCGGCGGTGCAGGGCGGCCGCGCGCCGGCCGACCGCCAGGCGCTGGTCCCGTGGGGCGAGCGGCCGGTCGGGCTCCGCCCGGTCGACCTCCCGTGGCCGGGCAGCCTCCCGCCGCCGGCACCGGTCCGCGTGTTCGCCGAGCCGCGTCCGGTGGTCGTCGTCGACGACCGGGGGCAGCTGGTGTGGGTCAGCGAGCGCGGGGTGGTCAGCGCCCCGCCGGCCCGCTTCCGCGACGCGTCCGGTGACGGCTGGCAGCCGGTCGGCGCGTGGTCCGGGCCGTGGCCGGTCGAGGAGCTGTGGTGGGACAACCCGGCCAGCTGGGTCGCCCGCTTCCAGATCGTCTCCGTCGACGGCCACGCCTGGCTGATGACCTGGGCCGACGACGGCTGGTGGGTCGAGGCCGGCTATGACTGA